In Pseudomonas oryzicola, one DNA window encodes the following:
- a CDS encoding bifunctional DedA family/phosphatase PAP2 family protein, with product MGQWLDSLTGWLSANPQWLGLAIFLVACIECLAIAGIIVPGTVLLFAVAVLAGSGAFSLGETLLLGFLGGLLGDAVSYAVGKYFHQNIRRLPLLRHHPEWIGSAEAYFQRYGIASLLVGRFIGPLRPMLPMVAGMFDMPLPRFIAVSLVAGAGWSVAYLLPGWATGAAMRLPLPEGFWLDAGIIAGTLAVIIGLSLNTSIRDQRHGTRLIAGMSLAALAGVFLGWPYLHEFDQGVMTLVQEHRSQAIDGAVVLVTRLGDFRTQLVLGGLLTGLLLLARQWRHALFAAGALMGTALANGTLKWLFARARPEVLSDPLTSYSMPSGHSSASFAFFLVMAVLAGRGQPPRMRLTWVMLGCIPALAIALSRVYLGAHWPTDILAGALLACCVCALSLALVQRQQTLPALPLRVWWLVVPACIALLAFFALHALPQALLRYQY from the coding sequence ATGGGCCAATGGCTCGACAGCCTGACCGGCTGGCTCAGCGCCAACCCACAGTGGCTTGGCCTGGCAATTTTCCTGGTGGCCTGCATCGAATGCCTGGCCATTGCCGGCATCATCGTGCCAGGCACCGTCCTGCTGTTTGCGGTCGCGGTACTGGCCGGCAGCGGTGCCTTCAGCCTGGGCGAAACGCTGCTGCTGGGCTTTCTCGGCGGCCTGCTCGGTGACGCTGTGTCCTATGCAGTGGGCAAGTACTTCCATCAGAACATCCGTCGCCTGCCGCTGCTGCGTCACCACCCGGAATGGATCGGCAGTGCCGAGGCCTATTTCCAGCGCTACGGCATCGCCAGCCTGCTGGTCGGGCGCTTCATCGGACCACTGCGGCCCATGCTGCCGATGGTCGCCGGCATGTTCGACATGCCGCTGCCGCGCTTCATCGCCGTCAGCCTGGTGGCCGGCGCGGGCTGGTCGGTGGCCTACCTGCTGCCTGGCTGGGCCACGGGTGCAGCCATGCGCCTACCCCTGCCGGAAGGTTTCTGGCTGGATGCCGGCATCATTGCCGGCACCCTGGCAGTCATCATCGGGCTCAGCCTGAACACCAGCATCCGTGATCAACGCCACGGCACCCGGCTGATCGCCGGCATGAGCCTGGCAGCCCTGGCCGGGGTGTTCCTGGGCTGGCCCTACCTGCACGAATTCGACCAAGGCGTGATGACACTGGTGCAGGAGCACCGTAGCCAGGCCATCGATGGCGCCGTGGTGCTGGTGACCCGGCTAGGCGATTTCCGCACTCAACTGGTCTTGGGCGGCCTGCTGACTGGCCTGCTGCTGCTTGCCCGGCAATGGCGTCATGCCCTGTTCGCCGCTGGCGCACTGATGGGCACGGCACTTGCCAATGGCACCCTGAAATGGCTGTTCGCCCGGGCCCGGCCAGAGGTACTCAGCGACCCCTTGACCAGCTACAGCATGCCCAGCGGGCACAGTTCGGCGTCGTTCGCGTTCTTTCTGGTCATGGCCGTGCTGGCCGGGCGCGGGCAGCCGCCGCGGATGCGCCTGACCTGGGTCATGCTGGGCTGCATTCCGGCACTGGCGATTGCCCTGTCGCGGGTCTATCTGGGGGCGCACTGGCCGACCGACATCCTCGCCGGGGCGCTGCTGGCGTGCTGTGTATGTGCGCTGAGCCTGGCATTGGTACAGCGGCAGCAGACCCTGCCGGCCTTGCCGCTGCGGGTGTGGTGGCTGGTGGTGCCGGCATGCATCGCGTTGCTGGCGTTCTTTGCCCTGCATGCGTTGCCGCAGGCTTTGTTGCGCTATCAATATTGA
- the mrdA gene encoding penicillin-binding protein 2, with the protein MSQPIRLKDHEKDARLVRSRVVVGAVAVVLLVCVLIARLYYLQIIQYDYHSTLSENNRVHVQPIPPTRGLIFDRNGVIVADNRPSFSLSMTRERAGNWQEVLDTIVEVLELTPEDRALFEKRMRQGRRPFEPVPILFELNEEQIARVAVNQFRLPGVEVVAQLVRHYPQGAHFAHSVGYVGRINEKELKTLDPVNYSGTHHIGKTGIERFYEDVLHGQVGYEEVETNARGRVLRVLKRTDPKPGKDIVLSLDIKLQEAAEAALGGRRGAVVALDPRTGEVLAMVSQPSFDPNLFVTGIGFKAYAELRDSIDRPLFNRVLRGLYPPGSTIKPAVAIAGLDSGVVNAGSRVFDPGYYQLPNYDHKYRNWNRTGDGWVDLDTAIMRSNDTYFYDLAHKMGIDRLSSYMNKFGIGQRVSLDMFEESAGLMPSREWKRATRRQAWFPGETLILGIGQGYMQATPLQLAQATALIANKGVWNRPHLARTIEGQPPVDDNPMDNIVLRDKSDWAKVTHGMEQVMHNARGTARKAAIGAQYRIAGKSGTAQVVAIKQGEKYDRNKLQERHRDHALFVAFAPADDPKIVVSVMVENGESGSGVAAPVVRQVMDAWLLDENGRLKPEFAPATVTQESAL; encoded by the coding sequence ATGTCTCAGCCGATCCGTCTCAAGGACCATGAGAAAGACGCCCGCCTGGTGCGTAGCCGCGTCGTGGTTGGCGCAGTGGCGGTCGTGCTGCTTGTCTGCGTGCTGATCGCGCGGCTGTATTACCTGCAGATCATCCAGTACGACTACCATTCGACGCTGTCGGAGAACAACCGGGTGCATGTGCAGCCGATCCCGCCGACCCGCGGGCTGATCTTCGACCGTAACGGGGTAATCGTTGCCGACAACCGGCCCAGCTTCAGCCTGTCGATGACCCGCGAACGTGCGGGTAACTGGCAGGAAGTGCTGGACACCATCGTCGAAGTGCTGGAGCTGACGCCAGAGGACCGCGCCCTGTTCGAGAAGCGCATGCGCCAGGGCCGTCGGCCGTTCGAGCCAGTGCCGATCCTGTTCGAACTCAACGAAGAGCAGATTGCCCGCGTGGCGGTGAACCAGTTCCGCCTGCCGGGTGTGGAAGTGGTGGCCCAGCTGGTGCGCCATTACCCGCAGGGCGCGCATTTCGCGCATTCGGTAGGGTATGTGGGGCGGATCAACGAGAAGGAGCTGAAAACGCTCGACCCGGTGAACTACAGCGGCACCCACCACATAGGCAAGACCGGCATCGAACGGTTCTACGAAGACGTCCTGCACGGCCAGGTGGGCTACGAGGAAGTCGAGACCAACGCCCGCGGCCGGGTGCTGCGCGTGCTCAAGCGTACCGACCCGAAACCGGGCAAGGACATCGTGCTGAGCCTGGACATCAAGCTGCAGGAAGCCGCCGAGGCGGCCCTGGGTGGCCGGCGCGGCGCCGTGGTGGCGCTCGATCCGCGTACCGGCGAGGTGCTGGCAATGGTCAGCCAGCCCAGCTTCGACCCCAACCTGTTCGTCACCGGCATCGGTTTCAAGGCCTATGCCGAACTGCGCGACTCGATCGACCGGCCGTTGTTCAACCGCGTGCTGCGCGGCCTCTACCCGCCGGGCTCGACCATCAAGCCGGCCGTGGCCATCGCCGGCCTGGACAGTGGCGTGGTCAATGCTGGCAGCCGGGTGTTCGACCCGGGCTACTACCAGCTGCCCAACTACGACCACAAGTACCGTAACTGGAACCGCACCGGCGATGGCTGGGTCGACCTGGACACCGCGATCATGCGCTCCAACGACACCTACTTCTACGACCTGGCGCACAAGATGGGCATCGACCGGCTGTCCAGCTACATGAACAAGTTCGGTATCGGCCAGCGGGTTTCCCTGGACATGTTCGAGGAGTCCGCCGGGCTGATGCCGTCGCGGGAATGGAAACGTGCCACCCGCCGCCAGGCCTGGTTCCCCGGCGAAACCCTGATCCTCGGTATCGGCCAGGGCTACATGCAGGCCACGCCGCTACAACTGGCCCAGGCCACCGCGCTGATCGCCAACAAGGGCGTATGGAACCGCCCGCACCTGGCCAGGACCATCGAAGGCCAGCCGCCGGTGGACGACAACCCCATGGACAACATCGTGCTGCGTGACAAGTCCGACTGGGCCAAGGTCACCCATGGCATGGAGCAGGTGATGCACAACGCCCGCGGTACCGCACGCAAGGCGGCCATCGGCGCGCAGTACCGCATCGCCGGCAAGAGTGGTACCGCCCAGGTGGTGGCGATCAAGCAGGGCGAGAAGTATGACCGCAACAAACTCCAGGAGCGTCACCGCGACCACGCCTTGTTCGTCGCCTTTGCCCCGGCCGACGACCCGAAGATCGTGGTATCGGTGATGGTCGAGAACGGTGAGTCGGGCTCGGGCGTTGCCGCACCGGTAGTACGTCAGGTGATGGACGCCTGGCTGCTCGACGAAAACGGCCGGCTCAAGCCCGAGTTCGCGCCCGCCACCGTTACCCAGGAATCCGCCCTGTGA
- a CDS encoding MaoC family dehydratase, producing MPYVPVKELSQYVGKELGRSAWLKIDQQRINLFAEATGDFQFIHVDPEKAAQTPFGSTIAHGFLTLSLIPKLIEDILVLPQGLKMVVNYGLDSVRFIQPVKVDSQVRLKVELAEVLEKKPGQWLLKAIATLEIDGEDKPAYIAESLSLCFV from the coding sequence ATGCCCTATGTACCGGTTAAAGAGCTTTCGCAGTACGTTGGTAAGGAGCTGGGCCGCTCGGCCTGGCTGAAGATCGACCAACAGCGCATCAACCTGTTCGCCGAAGCCACAGGCGATTTTCAATTCATCCATGTGGACCCGGAGAAGGCGGCGCAGACGCCGTTCGGCAGCACCATCGCACACGGCTTCCTGACGTTGTCGCTGATACCCAAACTGATCGAGGACATCCTGGTCCTGCCACAAGGGCTGAAGATGGTGGTGAACTACGGACTGGACAGCGTGCGTTTCATCCAGCCGGTCAAGGTCGACAGCCAGGTGCGGCTTAAGGTGGAACTGGCAGAGGTGCTGGAGAAGAAGCCCGGGCAATGGCTGCTCAAGGCAATTGCCACGCTGGAGATCGATGGCGAAGACAAGCCTGCCTATATAGCTGAGTCGCTCTCCCTCTGTTTTGTCTGA
- the nadD gene encoding nicotinate-nucleotide adenylyltransferase: MSKAQAVRRIGILGGTFDPVHIGHLRSALEVAEFMGLDELRLLPNARPPHRDTPQVAAKDRLAMVQSAVQGVPCLSVDSRELARDKPSYTIDTLESIRAELAANDQLFLVLGWDAFCGLPGWHRWEELLQHCHILVLQRPDADVEPPDELRNLLAARSESDPAAMSGPAGNISFVWQTPLAVSATQIRQLLASGKSVRFLVPDAVLAYIEAHELYRAPN, from the coding sequence TTGAGCAAGGCCCAGGCAGTCCGGCGCATCGGCATTCTAGGCGGCACCTTCGACCCCGTGCACATCGGCCACCTGCGCAGCGCGCTGGAAGTTGCCGAGTTCATGGGGCTGGACGAGCTGCGCCTGTTGCCCAACGCCAGGCCGCCGCACCGCGACACTCCGCAGGTGGCCGCCAAGGACCGTCTGGCCATGGTGCAGAGCGCCGTGCAGGGCGTGCCGTGCCTGAGCGTGGATAGCCGCGAGCTGGCGCGCGACAAGCCGTCGTACACTATCGATACGCTGGAATCGATCCGCGCCGAACTGGCTGCCAACGACCAGTTGTTCCTGGTATTGGGCTGGGATGCCTTCTGCGGCCTGCCCGGTTGGCACCGCTGGGAAGAATTGCTGCAACACTGTCACATCCTGGTACTGCAACGCCCGGATGCCGACGTAGAACCCCCTGACGAGCTGCGCAACCTGCTGGCTGCGCGCTCGGAGAGCGATCCCGCCGCCATGTCCGGCCCGGCGGGAAACATTTCGTTCGTCTGGCAGACGCCGCTTGCGGTGTCGGCTACACAGATCCGACAGCTGCTGGCCAGCGGCAAGTCGGTGAGGTTCCTGGTGCCGGACGCCGTACTGGCCTACATCGAGGCGCACGAACTGTATCGTGCGCCTAACTGA
- a CDS encoding glutamate-5-semialdehyde dehydrogenase, which translates to MTESVLDYMTRLGHAAREASRVIGRASTAQKNRALHAAADALDAARAELAAANELDLAAGRANGLEPALLDRLALTPARIDGMITGLRQVASLPDPVGAIRDMSYRPSGIQVGKMRTPLGVIGIIYESRPNVTIDAASLCLKSGNATILRGGSEAIHSNRAIASCIQRGLAAAGLPAAVVQVVETTDREAVGALIGMPEFVDVIVPRGGRGLIERISRDARVPVIKHLDGICHIYVSRHADLDKAWRVAFNAKTYRYGICGAMETLLVDQQVAERFLPEMARRFQEKGVELRGCERTRAFIDAKPATEADWHTEYLDAILSIRVVDGLDQAIEHINHYGSHHTDSIISEHQGEARQFMAEVDSASVMLNTPTCFADGFEYGLGAEIGISTDKLHARGPVGLEGLTCEKYVVIGDGQLRGQESC; encoded by the coding sequence ATGACTGAGTCCGTTCTTGACTATATGACCCGCCTGGGTCACGCTGCCCGCGAGGCTTCCCGGGTGATCGGTCGTGCCAGCACCGCGCAGAAGAACCGCGCCCTGCACGCTGCCGCCGACGCGCTGGATGCCGCCCGTGCCGAGCTTGCCGCCGCCAACGAGCTGGACCTCGCCGCCGGCCGCGCCAACGGCCTGGAGCCGGCGCTGCTCGACCGTCTGGCGCTGACCCCGGCGCGTATCGACGGCATGATCACTGGCCTGCGCCAGGTGGCCAGCCTGCCGGACCCGGTCGGTGCCATCCGCGACATGAGCTACCGCCCATCGGGTATCCAGGTGGGCAAGATGCGCACGCCGCTGGGGGTGATCGGGATCATCTACGAATCGCGTCCGAACGTGACCATCGATGCTGCCAGCCTGTGCCTGAAGTCGGGTAACGCGACCATCCTGCGTGGCGGCTCCGAAGCCATCCATTCCAACCGCGCGATCGCCAGCTGCATCCAGCGGGGCCTGGCCGCAGCCGGCCTGCCGGCGGCCGTGGTGCAGGTGGTCGAAACCACCGACCGCGAGGCCGTGGGGGCGCTGATCGGCATGCCGGAGTTTGTCGACGTCATCGTGCCGCGCGGTGGCCGTGGCCTGATCGAGCGCATCAGCCGCGATGCCCGCGTGCCGGTCATCAAGCACCTGGATGGCATCTGCCATATCTATGTCAGCCGGCACGCCGATCTGGACAAGGCCTGGCGCGTGGCGTTCAACGCCAAGACCTATCGCTACGGTATCTGTGGCGCCATGGAGACGCTGCTGGTCGACCAGCAGGTGGCCGAGCGTTTCCTGCCGGAGATGGCCCGCCGCTTCCAGGAGAAGGGCGTAGAACTGCGTGGCTGCGAGCGCACCCGGGCGTTCATCGACGCCAAGCCGGCCACCGAGGCCGACTGGCACACCGAGTACCTGGATGCGATCCTGTCGATCCGTGTGGTCGACGGTCTGGACCAAGCCATCGAGCACATCAACCACTATGGCTCGCACCACACCGATTCGATCATCAGCGAACATCAGGGTGAAGCGCGTCAGTTCATGGCCGAAGTCGACTCGGCTTCGGTCATGCTCAATACCCCGACCTGCTTCGCCGACGGCTTCGAGTACGGCCTGGGTGCCGAGATCGGCATTTCCACCGACAAGCTGCATGCGCGCGGCCCGGTTGGCCTGGAAGGCCTGACCTGCGAGAAGTACGTGGTGATCGGCGACGGCCAGTTGCGCGGCCAGGAGTCCTGCTGA
- a CDS encoding LrgB family protein, which translates to MMLDWQGALDAVVHHPLFGIGITLGAYQVVLAAYEKTRWIFLQPVLVSMLLVIGVLLLFGIDYREYRKSTEIMNILLGPATVALAVPLYLNLRRIRQLFWPIFTTLVIGGLFATLFCLVLGWWFGAEHMILMTMAPKSVTSPIAMLVAEQIGGVAALAAVFVLITGVIGAIFGPALLSRFGVHSPEARGMSLGVTAHAVGTSVALQESDECGAFAALAMSLMGVATAVFLPLAVSLVA; encoded by the coding sequence ATGATGCTCGACTGGCAAGGCGCGCTTGACGCGGTGGTGCACCATCCCTTGTTCGGTATCGGCATTACTCTCGGCGCCTACCAGGTAGTGTTGGCCGCCTACGAGAAGACCCGCTGGATCTTCCTGCAGCCTGTGCTGGTGTCGATGTTGCTGGTGATCGGCGTATTGTTGCTGTTCGGCATCGACTATCGCGAATACCGCAAGAGCACCGAAATCATGAACATTCTGCTGGGGCCTGCCACCGTGGCCCTGGCCGTGCCGCTCTACCTGAACCTGCGGCGTATCCGCCAGCTGTTCTGGCCCATCTTTACTACGCTGGTAATCGGAGGCCTGTTTGCCACTCTGTTCTGCCTGGTGCTGGGCTGGTGGTTCGGTGCAGAACACATGATCCTCATGACCATGGCGCCGAAATCGGTGACCTCGCCAATTGCCATGCTGGTGGCCGAACAGATTGGCGGAGTGGCGGCCCTGGCGGCGGTGTTCGTGTTGATAACCGGCGTTATCGGGGCAATCTTCGGCCCGGCGCTGTTGAGCCGTTTTGGCGTGCACAGCCCCGAGGCGCGCGGCATGTCGCTGGGCGTGACCGCGCATGCGGTGGGCACTTCGGTGGCCCTGCAGGAAAGTGACGAATGCGGCGCCTTTGCCGCGCTGGCGATGAGCCTGATGGGCGTGGCCACGGCGGTGTTCCTGCCGCTGGCAGTCAGTCTGGTGGCTTGA
- the rlmH gene encoding 23S rRNA (pseudouridine(1915)-N(3))-methyltransferase RlmH produces the protein MRLRLIAVGSRMPKWVEEGWHEYAKRLPAELSLELVEIPLNTRGKNADVARLIRQEGEAMLSKVQPGERIVTLEVHGKPWSTEQLATELDRWRLDARTVNLMVGGPEGLAPEVCARAEQRWSLSPLTLPHPLVRILIGEQIYRAWTVLSGHPYHK, from the coding sequence GTGCGTCTGCGCCTGATCGCGGTCGGTTCGCGCATGCCGAAGTGGGTCGAGGAAGGCTGGCATGAGTATGCCAAGCGCCTGCCCGCCGAGCTGTCGCTGGAGCTGGTGGAAATCCCGCTGAATACCCGTGGCAAGAATGCCGATGTCGCCCGCCTGATTCGTCAGGAGGGCGAGGCCATGCTGAGCAAGGTTCAGCCGGGGGAGCGCATCGTCACCCTGGAGGTTCATGGCAAGCCCTGGAGTACCGAGCAACTGGCGACCGAGCTGGACCGCTGGCGCCTGGATGCGCGCACGGTGAATTTGATGGTGGGCGGCCCGGAAGGCCTGGCGCCGGAGGTCTGTGCGCGTGCCGAACAACGCTGGTCGCTGTCGCCGTTGACCCTGCCGCACCCGTTGGTAAGGATACTCATCGGCGAGCAGATCTACCGCGCCTGGACCGTGCTGTCCGGGCATCCTTACCACAAATGA
- a CDS encoding LON peptidase substrate-binding domain-containing protein encodes MTLPLFPLNTVLFPGCFLDLQIFEARYLDMIGRCMKQGEGFGVVCILEGEQVGKAPPVVASIGCEAVIRDFVQQDNGLLGIRVEGVRRFNLASTEVQKDQLLVGQVEWLPEQADSPLLEADEDLLALLVALGEHPMVEALDMPRPVDGRQALANQLAYLLPFMEEDKLDLLTLDSPQQRLGEIQKLLERIQGELFA; translated from the coding sequence ATGACGTTACCGCTGTTTCCGCTCAATACCGTGCTGTTTCCTGGCTGCTTTCTCGATTTGCAGATTTTCGAGGCGCGCTACCTGGACATGATCGGGCGTTGCATGAAGCAGGGCGAAGGTTTTGGCGTGGTGTGCATCCTGGAAGGCGAACAGGTCGGCAAGGCGCCGCCGGTGGTGGCCTCGATCGGCTGCGAGGCGGTGATCCGCGATTTCGTGCAACAGGATAACGGTTTGTTGGGCATTCGCGTCGAAGGCGTGCGGCGCTTCAATCTCGCAAGCACCGAGGTGCAGAAGGACCAGCTGTTGGTGGGGCAGGTAGAGTGGTTGCCGGAGCAAGCGGACAGCCCGTTGCTCGAGGCCGACGAAGATCTGCTGGCGTTGCTGGTGGCGCTGGGCGAGCACCCGATGGTCGAAGCCCTGGACATGCCACGCCCGGTGGACGGGCGGCAGGCGCTGGCCAACCAGTTGGCGTACCTGTTGCCGTTCATGGAAGAGGACAAGCTGGACCTGCTGACCCTTGACTCGCCGCAGCAGCGGCTTGGCGAGATCCAGAAGCTGCTGGAGCGGATTCAGGGCGAGCTGTTTGCCTGA
- the rsfS gene encoding ribosome silencing factor, protein MTKQKIHGEELVALTKAALEDVKAQDIQVIDVRDKHSLTDYMIIATGTSNRQINAMLEKVREAVKAKGAQPLGEEGKGDSDWVLLDLNDVIVHMMTAAARQFYDLERLWQGAEQSRAADGKHHSPDQAHEYSEKLKDRE, encoded by the coding sequence ATGACCAAGCAGAAAATCCACGGCGAAGAACTGGTCGCCCTGACCAAGGCAGCGCTGGAAGACGTCAAGGCCCAGGACATCCAGGTCATCGACGTGCGCGACAAGCACAGCCTGACCGATTACATGATCATTGCCACAGGTACTTCCAACCGCCAGATCAACGCGATGCTGGAAAAGGTCCGCGAAGCGGTCAAGGCCAAGGGCGCCCAGCCACTGGGTGAAGAAGGCAAGGGCGACAGCGACTGGGTACTGCTGGACCTGAACGACGTCATCGTGCACATGATGACCGCCGCTGCCCGTCAGTTCTACGACCTGGAGCGCCTGTGGCAGGGTGCCGAGCAGAGCCGTGCCGCCGATGGCAAGCACCACAGCCCGGACCAGGCCCACGAGTATTCCGAAAAGCTCAAGGACCGGGAATAA
- the prmA gene encoding 50S ribosomal protein L11 methyltransferase, with product MPWLQVRLAISPEQAETYEDALLEVGAVSVTFMDAEDQPIFEPDLNTTPLWSHTHLLALFEADAEPEQVFSHLRLLTGAELPEHQAEVIEDQDWERSWMDNFQPMRFGRRLWIVPSWHEAPEQDAVNLLLDPGLAFGTGTHPTTALCLEWLDGQQLEGTQVLDFGCGSGILAIAALLLGAREAVGTDIDVQAIEASRDNAQRNGIADEKLALYLPEHMPAMQADVLVANILAGPLVSLAPQLSGLVRPGGLLALSGILAEQGEEVAAAYAADFELDPIVVRDGWVRISGRRR from the coding sequence ATGCCCTGGCTGCAAGTACGCCTGGCCATCAGCCCGGAACAAGCCGAAACCTACGAAGACGCTCTGCTCGAAGTGGGTGCTGTCTCGGTCACATTCATGGACGCCGAGGATCAACCGATCTTCGAGCCAGACCTCAACACCACCCCGCTGTGGTCGCACACCCACCTGCTGGCCCTGTTCGAGGCCGATGCCGAGCCCGAGCAGGTGTTCTCCCACCTGCGCCTGCTGACTGGTGCCGAGCTGCCCGAGCACCAGGCCGAGGTGATCGAGGACCAGGACTGGGAACGCAGCTGGATGGACAACTTCCAGCCGATGCGCTTCGGCCGCCGCCTGTGGATCGTGCCCAGCTGGCACGAGGCCCCGGAACAGGACGCGGTGAACCTGCTGCTCGACCCGGGCCTGGCGTTCGGCACCGGCACTCACCCGACCACCGCCCTGTGCCTGGAATGGCTCGACGGCCAGCAACTCGAAGGCACCCAGGTGCTGGACTTCGGCTGCGGCTCGGGCATCCTGGCCATCGCCGCGCTGCTGCTCGGCGCCCGCGAGGCGGTCGGTACCGACATCGACGTGCAGGCCATCGAGGCTTCGCGCGACAACGCCCAGCGCAACGGCATCGCCGATGAAAAGCTGGCGCTGTACTTGCCCGAGCACATGCCGGCCATGCAGGCCGACGTACTGGTCGCCAACATCCTTGCCGGCCCGCTGGTATCGCTGGCGCCGCAACTGTCCGGCCTGGTCCGCCCCGGCGGCCTGCTGGCGCTGTCGGGCATCCTCGCCGAACAGGGTGAAGAGGTGGCCGCAGCCTACGCCGCCGACTTCGAGCTGGACCCGATCGTCGTGCGTGACGGCTGGGTACGTATCAGTGGTCGCCGCCGTTAA
- a CDS encoding CidA/LrgA family protein — MLLRGLTWLVLFQLLGTAINHLVVPFLPGPIIGLLLLLCFLMARGEVGKPLNEAASSLLRYLPLLLVPPAVGVMVYARDIAADFWAIVGALLISCLVTLVFVGVLMQKLIQRQGRREEQP; from the coding sequence ATGCTGTTGCGTGGTCTGACCTGGCTGGTGCTGTTCCAGCTGCTGGGTACGGCGATCAACCATTTGGTGGTGCCGTTTCTGCCGGGGCCGATCATCGGCCTGTTGCTGCTGCTGTGCTTTCTCATGGCCCGCGGCGAGGTTGGCAAGCCGCTGAACGAAGCGGCCAGCAGCCTGCTGCGCTACCTGCCGTTGTTGCTGGTGCCGCCGGCGGTGGGGGTGATGGTATACGCCAGGGACATTGCCGCTGATTTCTGGGCCATCGTCGGTGCATTGCTGATTTCCTGCCTGGTGACCCTGGTGTTTGTCGGGGTGTTGATGCAAAAGCTCATCCAGCGCCAGGGTCGGCGCGAGGAGCAACCATGA
- a CDS encoding DNA-3-methyladenine glycosylase translates to MPALPDSFFDRDAQTLAKALLGKVIRHRHGNLWLAARIIETEAYYLTDKGSHASLGYTEKRKALFLAGGHIYMYYARGGDSLNFSAHGPGNAVLIKSAYPWQDAISGPNSLAQMQLNNPDASGNLRPAERLCAGQTLLCRALGLKVPHWDAQRFDPERLYVEDCSNAVPRVIQTARLGIPHGRDEHLPYRFVDAEYARFCTRNPLRRGQVEGRDFFILEQGS, encoded by the coding sequence ATGCCAGCATTGCCCGACAGCTTCTTCGACCGCGACGCCCAGACCCTGGCCAAGGCCCTGCTGGGCAAGGTCATCCGCCACCGCCACGGCAACCTGTGGCTGGCCGCACGGATCATCGAGACCGAGGCCTACTACCTCACCGACAAAGGCAGCCACGCCTCGCTCGGCTACACCGAAAAACGCAAGGCGCTATTCCTTGCCGGCGGGCATATCTACATGTACTACGCGCGTGGTGGCGACTCGCTGAACTTCAGCGCCCATGGGCCGGGCAACGCAGTGCTGATCAAGTCGGCCTATCCTTGGCAGGATGCCATCTCGGGGCCGAACAGCCTGGCGCAGATGCAGCTGAACAACCCCGACGCCAGCGGCAACCTGCGCCCGGCCGAGCGCCTGTGCGCCGGGCAGACGTTGCTGTGCCGCGCCCTCGGCCTGAAGGTGCCACACTGGGACGCCCAGCGCTTCGACCCCGAACGCCTTTACGTCGAGGATTGCAGCAACGCCGTGCCGCGGGTCATCCAGACGGCCCGCCTGGGCATCCCGCATGGCCGCGACGAGCACCTGCCCTACCGCTTCGTCGATGCCGAATACGCCCGTTTCTGCACGCGGAACCCGTTGCGTCGAGGCCAAGTCGAAGGCCGCGACTTCTTCATTCTCGAACAAGGAAGCTGA